In the Primulina tabacum isolate GXHZ01 chromosome 15, ASM2559414v2, whole genome shotgun sequence genome, AGAAACGGAACAAAAACTTTACAAGTGGCATTCTTCTACTTATTATAAATTTACAAATCAATGGAAACGTATTATTGACAAAAATGGTATGCAAAattacataaacatttttatgaGACGGTTTTACGAATTAATTTTATAAGCCAGATCTCCATtttgtgtcatccatgaaaaaatattattttttatatgaaaaatattacttattattataaatatgaatatgattaaTCCGTCTTGGAGATAAacatccgtgagatcgtctcaaaaTAAACTTATTACCAAATTTAAGGGCATGAacgttttttatatataaaaaagtaaACATTATGCTGCGGACTCACTATTAATGAGACCTAATTTAACTTAATTTATGTGGTTTGCTGCGTTAGTGAAATGGAAAAAAGTCTCGACTTGGTGAGCTAATTAATCTATATATGTTCCATACGTCATAATCTACGTCCCCAAATTAggcaaaaaaaagaaaaagaaactaATGAAAAGTCACATATAAGTATAATGTAGAGATGAGTTAGCTAGGGATCTAGAATGAATTGAACCAAGTAACGAAGGGTGAGGGTCGTTCTCCTTAAATATGTATTTTCCCCCTGTCTCGCGTTTTTCAACAAAGTTGAATTGGGACGAATTAAACTAAAAAATAAGACGATTCTATGGTTATATTTGTCATAAATCCATAGTTTAGACGAGAAATGAAGAATAAAATTGGTTGGATTACGTATACGATTTGGACAGCGATTCCATAAAATTCTCTGTTTTCTTCGACGAAAGGATCCAGCTACTCAACTGTACAGAATTAATTAATGGAATATTGGTTAATAAATTCGAgcacaatttttaaaaaaatcgtctGTGTTATGTGAAAATAGCCAATCAAATGATATTTAAAACTTTCGTATTGATCGACTATGTATATTGTTAGTTGTCGATAAAATATTTGGAAATCACATATATGAATTTTGACAATTATCTCCCGAACTAGCTTTTGAGTTGAGTTGAGTTGAGTTGAGTTTAAGTCCAATTTTAATAGGATAGCAAAGTTCAAGTTTCACTGTTCTATATTGGATTGCACATATTTAAGTCAACCCATTCTGGTTATAGTCGGACCACTTGTAAACTTCACGTTCTAGTTGaataaaatccctagaattCCATATATGCATTTGGACAATCTCTTTTTGAGCTAACATTTTAGatttgagttaggtccaagtccAATCTTAACATGTACATATGTGTGTGTTCAGCAATATGTTCAtactattaaataaaaaacttgttattaattcaataatttaaaatgagaaTATTTCAAATGCGCGTTTCGTGCACGCCATTCCTTATTTCTTTTTTCAAGTCAACCTTCATACAAATAATTACGTGATACTATTTCGGCTGCCCAATTGCATGATAAAAATCTTATCAAGAATTAAAACAGTCGAGAACAACAAGAACGACTCGTGAATTAACATGCTATAGTCGTGGGTTTTGTATTTTGAGGAACAAGACATAATATTTAGACAAAAACTCCACACCAAATATACTAGAATCGATAAATTAATAGAAAttagaaaaaaatgtttttcttCATAACcaaattagaaataaattttgtTAGTTCCTTTTGAAATAATGatcacttaaataaaaataattgaagtttttttagaaatataacaatttgaaaaaagaaaagaaaagattgGAGTCTTAGCATATGTCTTCACGCCAACGTGCGACGGTCTGAATTAACCTTAGCATTGCATTTACAAAGAGTTGAAAAATGACGTTAGTAAGTGCTGATAATCAATATTAATCCGAAAggataaaatttcaaatattattatttttttacgaaTGGAGGGGTTTTTTTTTTCCGCTTTTACGTGAATCCCTGTGTTGTGATTTTGGTGTATGATGCATGCAAgtcaatatattttaataaatttataactcaaaatttctttatttttttggtcAAAGTTGTATGTGTTTTACCATATAATATATTTTCGAGCAAAAATCATTTATCCGATACCAACAACTCCAAAGTTGTTCTATCCCTCCTCTCTATATAAACCACCCATTACTGGAAGAAACTAAACAAAACATAGCTAGCAATGGCATCAAAAACCCTATTCACCGTTCTTCTTCTCTCTATCTTCATTTCATCATCCATTTCTGTAGACCCTGATTCAGCAATAAAATCTTGGTGCAGCCAAACACCACATCCGCAACCGTGTGAATACTTCTTTTCACACAACCCCAAATACAAAACCATCAGATCCAAATCCGACTTCTTCAAACTGTCGAAAGAACTCGCCCTAGACCGCTGCTCCCTTGCGCGAAACAACCTACTACCCCTCGGCACAAAGTGCCGTAACCAGCACGAAAAGGCTGCTTGGGCTGACTGTGTAGAACTGTACGAGAGCACCATACTTAAAATCAACCAGACTGTTGATCCAAACGTGAAATGCTCTCCTGATGATGTCCAGACATGGCTCAGCACGGCCATGACGAATCTCGAGACATGCCGAGCCGGGTTCGTAGAGCTTGGTGTCGCCGACTATGTTTTTCCTATGATGTCAAACAACGTTAGCATGCTACTCAGTAACACACTAGCGTTGAATAATGTCGGCGGAGGGTTTCAGCAGCCGAATTACAAAAAAGGGTTCCCCAAATGGTTGAGGACTGGCGACCGGAAGTTGCTACAGGCATCCAACCCGAAGGCAAATGTTGTGGTGGCTAAAGATGGTTCTGGCAACTACAAGACGGTGGGCGAGGCCATTTCTGCGGCGGGAAAAGGGTCCGGAAGTGGAAGATATGTGATATATGTGAAGCAAGGTACTTATACAGAAAATGTGAATATTGGAAATAAACTTAAGAACATCATGTTGTTAGGGGATGGGATCGGGAAGACGATCATCACTGGCAGTAAGAGCGTCGGAGGAGGGACCACCACCTTCAACTCGGCCACCGTTGGTAAGTTCAATAACTAATTTTGCATCCCATTTACTCGTATGAATTAATTAATCGAATTTGAGTTTACAAATACTTTAAAAACCTTCCTAGTATTTTATAAatgtaaaaattaaaatatgtgttcAGACaagatttttgtaaaaaatatataaaaatatttttaaaaaacatgttCACCAACTATACTTTGTAAAGAATAAGTGAGatgtgttttttgttttttgttttataattttttgaattATGAAAACATTTTTATAGAATAGTTGtccaaacatattttttttcttaaaactacttttaaactttttttataattttttttaaaaaatatttatgtaaaaaCATTTTATAAATGCTTATCAAACAGAGCATTAATATTAACATATATACGTTCTTAATACCTTGTATTGAAGGGAGTTAATTAGATATTAACATACATACGTTTTTAGTCTGATCTTTAATTTCTTGGTCAAGTAAAAAGGTTGAAAGAGTTAttcaataattttttgaaaaatatttatgtaaaaaCATTTTATAAATGCTTATCAAACAGAGCTTTAATATTAACATATATATACGTTCTTAGTACCTTGTATTTAAGGGAATTAATTAGATATTAACATATATACGTTCGTAGTCTAATCTTTAATTTCTTGGTCAAGTAAAAAGGTTGAAAGAGTtacttaataatttaaattaaaaggaagaaaaaaaaagatctCTTACATCTAGATGAACATGATCACTAAGATTTCGTCTCctctattttatatatttttaaaggaaaTGTACGTAACATGACTATATCTATATTTTATAATACGGAGGGTggattctatatatatatttcttaatAAATATTTGGCATCAATTATAGAAACATTTTAAATTGGAAGGAAATAGCCAGGTTGGAGTCATCCGTGGAAATGGATGACAATATATGGAATATAAGAAGAATGCGGCAGCTTTTGTATGCATTGACTTTGATATACATTTAAAAGTATTGATGATGCAGAcgggatttaaaaaaatataacaatacCTGACTTCGAAATAGGATTCGTTAAAAAGTACAATTACATGTGGACAATTAGCCAACTATACCCCTTGTAAGTTGTGTAACACGAAGACATATTGCCCAAGTAGAAGACCAATATAATATGTACAAGTTAACCAACATACTCCATCAATAATATACATTGTCAAACTcctttgaaatttaaaaataaaaatatatatcttcGAACTAGCTAGCTAATTATGTTATTAGAGTTaaaatacttaatttaatttaaaattttatggtaTATTAATCGGCAGCTGTCACTGGTGATGGATTTATTGCTCGAGGAATCACCTTTAGAAACACTGCGGGAGCCGGAAACCACCAGGCGGTCGCCCTCCGATCCGGGTCGGATCTCTCTGTATTCTATCAATGCGGTTTCGAGGGCTACCAAGACACACTCTATGTTCACTCTGAACGACAGTTTTATAAAGAATGTGACATATATGGAACAGTGGACTTCATATTTGGTAACGCTGCTGTGGTACTCCAAGATTGCAACTTATACCCAAGAAAACCCCCGAACAAGATAAATACCGTGACGGCTCAAGGTCGGACCGACCCGAACCAAAACACCGGGATATCCATCCATAATTGTCAGGTCACGGCTTCTTCAGAACTTAAACCGGTTCAAAGCTCCGTAAAGACTTATTTGGGACGTCCGTGGCAGAAATACTCGCGCACGGTGTTCATGAAGACTTCCTTGGACAGTTTGATCGACCCAGCGGGTTGGATGCCGTGGAACGGGAACTTTGCCTTGGATACCTTGTATTATGGAGAGTATGCGAATACGGGTTCGGGTTCATCCACTGCCAAtcgaatcaaatggaagggttATCACGTGATCACTAGTGCGACTGAGGCATCTAAATTCACCGTCGGGAATTTGATTGCTGGGAACTCTTGGTTGCCGGGGACTAATGTGCCATTCACTTCTGGTctttaaatatttatcatatatattttgaCGACATTGTTGTTTCTATGATTCTTTATTTCACAAAATTTGTAGTCAATTGTATTCTTGAATTTTAATAAAATGCATTATTATAaagaatttaattttctttaactTTATATTATTTGATCGTAGCAGGCGATGATCAATTTAATATGACTAACGATACGTTGGATGACACCaatcataaaattatacatGTAAAAACCAGTTTGACATGTTAGAAAATTTCAATCAACCCACTTATTTTATATGGTAACACAAATCTGCCCGACGAGTATAACCAATTTTGACATCTCTACATAAATATGTGTGGaattctttattatttaaaatttaaatcaaatattttcaatatGATGATTCTCCACATGGGCTTTGCGATTATCTCCACATGGGCTTTCTTGTAATGTTTAattactataattttttttatttgtgtcTTTGTTTATTCAtatgatttcttgtaaaattaaaaagaaagaaagttattcgctttttttttttttacggtaAAACTCGTAATTTTATTACAAAGAATCATCAATTACAAGATTAACCAACCAAGATAGAAATTCTCCATTCATCCACACAAAGGATGGGGGAGAAGAAAAAACAAAATGAGCCAAAAAATGAGCTACTTTATTAGCTGATCGTCGAACATGACTTAATTCAGAGATAATAGGTGCCTGAATTCGAGCTCTGATATCTGCCGCACAAGAACCAATGTAGCTGAGATCCTCCTGATGGACTGTGACTGCTTGCATTGCTAACAGAGAGTCTGATTCCACTTGAACATCTTGAAATCTTTTTCATAAAGAAGCTTGATTCCTTCCCATATTGCTAAAAGCTCACCACGCAATACCGATAATGGttgattgattttttttccaaatgcTAGCAACAAACGGCCTATTGAGTCCCGAATCATCCCCCAGCGCTGTACTGTTGCTTATCCTCATTGAATGCTGCATCCACATTCATCTTTAGGGTGCATCTACCTAGCGGTGTCCACTTTATTTCAGAATTAGCCACCACCGACTGATTAGCAATTTTAATTTACTAATTTCCGAGTCTTCCGGAACTCACAAAGCATTGTGGAACTCCAGCATATATTTTCAGCCATTGGTTTGCTCCTATCTCCATGGATAAAATTCTGTTTCTCTTTCCAGATGCCCCACGTGTGTACCGCAAGATTCTCAAACTCCTCCTTGGATAATTGTTGTTTCAACCACATGCATATATCAAGGGTGCTGGTTTGAGTAGCTCCTCTAAGAATATATGCAAAAGGCGATTTCTTCCACATGTGTTTTATTGCAGCACAGAAGAATAATGTGTGGCAGGTCGAGTCCATGGGAAAACTACACAGGGAACAAGATTCGCTAACCGGGACATGGTGCCGCAACAGATTTTGGTTAGTAGCCAACTCTATGCCTTCAACCTTATTATAATACACACAATTAATTATATTCAATACCTAATTACGACTGCACCTTTTAAGCTTTGATATTTACATGCCTTCTAAAAACGTAATCGGTGCAATTTATGTATAAAACAATATTAATAAGCTACGTAAATAGAATTTTAGAATgaaaaaatgattaattaaatcattattacTTACATGTAATTTATGAACTTGAAAATTTTAGATTAATATAATTCAAAAATTATCGACAACAGTGTTATTCTTTCTATATTAGATAACTCATtccatataaatttttaatagttttaaaattgaattatgttattattttcaattaataaattatattttgaatttattggCTGTAATCGTTAAATAAGtaagaaatatgaaaatataataGTATGGAGATGAGAATTCCgacaaatatgattatttatgcTTGTGATTTAAAACTATAGGATTTTAAAACCATAATTAttgttttcaaaaaataaaaaataaatgaacttCTTCTTCCAGACATCAGCACAATTGTTTGGTTAAATTTTTCTTTCCAAAAACAATTAATCTATATCGAAATGAACTCTGATCAGTTTATACTTTATCGTGTTAAAAGGCGAGATAATGAATTTTAGATTGGGGAAAGATCTAAGCCCTAGCTATGTGGATTTGGTATGTTTGGTATACATTGATGAATTCATTACAAATTTAAATGGGGATGTGAAATTATTAAAGCTAAGTTATAATAGTAAACTAGCATTTCACCCGTGCGATGCACGGAGTGTGTTTTATATAATTAACGATTACAATTAGTAAGTATTAatatttgaataattatttaaaataattaatataatataatgaatatatttaaattttaaatagtatTATAAAAAgttatcatatcaaaatatttatgtcATTTGAGATAACACTCAAATGATGATAACAATATTCTGTCATTAAATTgacttatttattttgtttaagtgAAACtgttattaataaataaaaaataaaaaaattatttaaaaaatcatatattatttgtttatcaaaattttaaataataaataaatatttattttaaaattaattttttttgtcaattatttagattaataaatttatttaatttttgaaaatattaaaaatatttatattaaacttTTATTAAGATACATATAATAAAGTTCTACTaagatatataataataataacatttcaTAGGCAGTTAATATACCAAAaattaatgatattttttaaaatatatggaaaaaaattgtagcctcttggtaatgaaaaatatattgtaaaCTGAAATCTTTGTTGTTTTCATATGCTTGTAGATCATATCAACAAATTAATCAGAGTTTAAGCaccaaatataattttaaatgatttatctCACGAGTGATACTGAATGTTGCACttattcaaaattgaattaaatgaattgatataatcaatgcaaacaataattgaagtgatcatttattgcagtacacgTATATCAATATTTCATGATAATATATAATGTCATAAAATTAActcgtgatatcgtctcacaaaagtttttgtgaaatttaaatatagTAACGCACTAATTAGGAACTCAAATTAGAacgtaaattaaatttaatattattttttctcaATTGATACAATTATATATCATACTCTTTTATCGATAAatgtatattattatatacacaCAAGGAATAAAACAACACAGAAAGAGAAAATTCTAAATTTTGATGAATAAAGGCCTCTATATTAGGCATCATTTTGGCCCCGTAATTTAATGATATTACTTATAATATATGGATAacataatatatgatttttaattttaatcatttttcgaACTTGATCTAAATGTTGAATGCTTTATCGATACatgtatattattatatacacaCATAGAATAAAACAACACAAAAAGAGAAAATTCTAAATTTTGACGAGTACTACCTATATATTATGCATCATTCTAGCTCCGGGATTGGATTAGTATATGGATGACATaatgatttttaattttattcaattataGAACTTGATCTAAATGCTAGATGATTTATCGATACGTGTGTATTATTATACACACCCCGAATAAAACAACGCAGAAAGAGAAAACTCTAAATTTTGATGGCTACGACCTCTATATCAGGCATCATTTTGGCTCTGGGATTGAATGATATTACATAAAATATATAGATAACATAATTATTTATAAGTTTAATCATTTGTAGAACTCGATCCAAATGTTGGATGAAACAATGATGcacaattaattaatatacCGTCTTGCACACTAAAAAATGCTCCAAGTCTAGTTTAAACGAATACATGGAATGCACTATAAATTTGAATATacagaagaagaaaaaagtTGTACTTCTAATGAATTActcatttaaaaaatttattttctttgagggaaaattgcaattttcttCCCATAAGTTgacatgttttgagttttagtCATGTAACTTGTCAATTTTTTTGATTTCATAcaataaattgaatttttttgggttcttttttttttctctaaaaCCACAAAATTATCGAATATAGTTTATTTGACACCGATTCTCCCATGTGGCACATCATTtggataaaataaaatcatgttggTCAAATTAAAAGcaatctgaaaaaaaaaaaaaaaaaagaagagataaATGAAGCAGCACGACCCGAATATATACTTCTCCACTAGGTTTATTCACAATTGTTATCCATAAAAATGCGAACTCCGTCAATTAATACGCGTTGTATCAcctaattataaatataagcACCCACCGTACATTTTTTTTCCCTGAAATGTTTCTTGCTCAGTTGATTTTATTAATGGACAAGAGAACATAACATTTCTACAAATGCCACTTGCTTCAAAGTTCTTATATCCCTATATAAACCAACCATCACATAAAAATAACTTGCACCAAACTGAATAACTAACCATGGCACCAAAATCTCAAATCACcaaattttttgtgtttttattcttcACACAAGTCATTTCAATTCACCATAATTCTACAATCAAATCGTGGTGCAGCAAAACTCCATATCCACAACCCTGTGAATACCACTTTTCACACAAGTACCCTAACAAAGCCATCAAATCCAAATCCGATTTCTTCAAACTGTCCAAAGAACTCGCCCTAGACCGCTGCATGGCTGCGCAAGACAACCTGAAATCGCTCGGTCCAAAATGCCGCAACAAACGAGAAAAGACTGCTTGGGCCGATTGCGTCGAGTTATACCATAGCACAATACGTAAGCTCAACCAGACTATTGATCCAAACGTGAAGTGCAGTTCTGATGATGTGCAAACTTGGCTCAGCACCGCTCTGACGAATCTCGATACGTGCAGAACTGGCTTTGTAGAACTTGGTGTCACGGATTTTGTTCTCCCGTTGATCTCGAACAACGTTAGTATGTTGCTTAGCAACACGCTAGCCTTGAATAATGTCGGTGGAGGGTTTCAGCAGCCGAGTTATAAAAAAGGCTTCCCGGGTTGGATGAAGCCTGGTGACCGGAAGTTGCTGCAGGCCTCCAATCCTCAGGCAAACGTGGTGGTTGCTCAAGATGGTTCTGGCGACTACAAGACAGTGGGTGAGGCGATTTCTGCGGCTGGAAATTGGGCTGGAAGTGGAAGATACGTGATATATGTGAAGCAGGGTACTTATAACGAAAATGTGAATATTGGAAATGGTTTAGAGAATATTATGCTGTATGGGGATGGGATTGGAAAGACGATCATCACCGGAAGTAGGAGTGTCGGAGGAGGGAGCACCACTTTCAACTCGCCCACTGTCGGTAAGTCACAAGTGTCATGTTTGTTTtgataaatatatatcatatatgtAAGTCACATATTAAATTTGGTATAGTAATAGACTATATATattgttatatttatttaatcgaATTGAACTGATAACTTTGTAtccttttaattaaaaataaaaaacaatcaGTGGATCTTTACTCAAATGAGTTTCGAAATGGATATATAAATCAAACtttttttgagaaaattaaatgatactTTGAATCTTATTTTACAATTTCTTGAGTTCCTATAATGTTTAAAGGAATTTAACGCATTCCACTCCAATAGTTAATATTCTTGgtcaaaaaaaaaagattgaaaaaatcaattaatataattattgatttaaattaGTTGGAAAAATCATCTCTCCACACATATATAACATGGAATATGATTTATGTGAGAACGGATTTATATCCATAAGATTTTTCgagaaaagaaatattttttcacgGATTAGATTAATAAGATTTATGTCTTACAAAATTGAGTTGTGAGACGATTTTACAAGAGTTTTTGTGTATAACGTAACAACCAAGAACTCCTCTCCTCGTCATTTGTAAGAAGGATACTACTTATTATCTTATTTTCATACAGTGTTTGGTTCAAATTCCAATTCTCCATATCGATCAATTTAATTATCATCTATCATATTATAAATCATTATTATCTCATCTAATGAGTCAAGTTGTTCCTAACTTCGATCGATAAATGGCGAtatgaataattaattgattattaattgattacttttttaataaaaatttcaaattataataatttgcaGCTGTTATTGGTGCTGGCTTCATCGCCCGAGGAATCACAGTCAGAAACACTGCCGGAGCCAGCAACCACCAAGCAGTCGCACTTCGGTCCGGTTCCGACCTCTCCGTATTCTACGAATGTAGTTTCGAGGGCTATCAAGACACGCTCTATGTCCACTCCGAGCGACAATTTTACAAGGAATGCAACGTATATGGCACCGTGGACTTTATATTCGGCAACTCGGCCGTAGTGTTCCAAAATTGCAATTTATACCCAAGATATCCCCCAAACAGGATAAATACCATCACAGCTCAGGCTCGGAGTGATCCAAACCAAAACACCGGGATGTCCATCCAAAAATGTCAGGTCACCGCTGCTTCGGACCTTAAACCAGTGCAAAGCTCTGTGCAGACGTATTTGGGTCGTCCCTGGCAACAATACTCTCGGACGGTGTTCATGGAGACTTTCTTGGATAGTCTCATTGACCCTGCAGGTTGGTTGCCGTGGGACGGGAACTTCGCGTTGGATACTTTGTACTACGGAGAGTATGCGAACACGGGTCCGGGTTCATCTACAGCGAACCGGGTGAAATGGGGGGGTTACCATGTGATTACTAGCGCGACCGTGGCATCTCAATTTACCGTTGGGAGTTTTATTGCGGGGAATTCTTGGTTACCTGGTACTGGGGTGCCATTCACTTCGGGTCTTTAATATTTGTTACATTTTATAGTTGCTTTCCGTTTGATTTAGTTTCGCTAATATTTTAGGAAATAAATTGATGATCTGCGATTGCACTGCATGTGATATTTGTAATGGGATAGTCGCATAATTGACCCGGCGGGTTGTGTGACTTATTCAACATAAAAATCCTTTTCTCATTTGAAGATATTCGCGAACACCAATCGACTTTGACTTCACTTTGATCGAACTCTATTCAACAATGGAGATTGTTTTCTCTTGGATATCTCCATTCACACAACCTAAACGGTAACACATTTCACACAACCAAACTGACAAATTCACAGTACGATATATGCAGTATTTTCGTATGTATATTCTTCAAATCTTGTCTGCAATTTTATCTTTATCAAACATGGAATTTAAAAGATCAACATTATGAACCTAGTCATTTTTCCATTACACATTCATCGACAGCCACATACATCTTTTCCTAAAATATGAGATTATTCATATAAGATCGATAATCATCCACTACAAGAAATTTTGCAATCAACAACACCTTTACAACAAcgctttttaacaacggttttagttaaaaccgttgtcgtagagcgttttttaagcaaaagacaacggtttttagggtcaatgacaacggttttatagaaCTGTTGTCTTTGAGCTCTATTAGCATGTTTTTAGacatatttagcgacggttcagcaaaaaccatcgctaaattTGGCGACAGTTTAATCTAAACCGTCGTTATTTCAAAATTGTGACGGTTTGGCTTACATtcgtcgctaatattagcgacggttatagttttatcgtcgctaaatatagcgacggcCGTAAGacaaaccgtcgcaaatttaaattttgaaaaaaccgccataattagcgacggtgttgtcattaaccgtcgctatttgcgacggtttaaacAAATAAACATCACGAAAGTTTCTATAAATACAGCCTCTTTCAATCCATTTTCTTACCTCCAtctcacaacacttaaaatttctctcttacacaattttaccacttcacaacacttaaaatttttctcttttacacgattttagtttcgatttaatgtaaattttttctttgatttttggTAGGAATTATGTTTTCATAGTaatattgtaagtttttttagatttattaaattattaaaagtaaatttttttattttaccgaAAATATTAGCGACAGAAATCATGATGTACCCGTCGCTAAGGTAGCGACGGAATTCATGAACAAATTGTTGGtaattttagcgacgatttCTTAATTCCGTCGCTACATTTGTAGGCGCCGGTTTCTTAATCTGTCGCTAAATAGCGATGGTTTTACATAAATCCGTCGCTAAGTTTGTAGGCGACG is a window encoding:
- the LOC142527691 gene encoding pectinesterase 2-like: MASKTLFTVLLLSIFISSSISVDPDSAIKSWCSQTPHPQPCEYFFSHNPKYKTIRSKSDFFKLSKELALDRCSLARNNLLPLGTKCRNQHEKAAWADCVELYESTILKINQTVDPNVKCSPDDVQTWLSTAMTNLETCRAGFVELGVADYVFPMMSNNVSMLLSNTLALNNVGGGFQQPNYKKGFPKWLRTGDRKLLQASNPKANVVVAKDGSGNYKTVGEAISAAGKGSGSGRYVIYVKQGTYTENVNIGNKLKNIMLLGDGIGKTIITGSKSVGGGTTTFNSATVAVTGDGFIARGITFRNTAGAGNHQAVALRSGSDLSVFYQCGFEGYQDTLYVHSERQFYKECDIYGTVDFIFGNAAVVLQDCNLYPRKPPNKINTVTAQGRTDPNQNTGISIHNCQVTASSELKPVQSSVKTYLGRPWQKYSRTVFMKTSLDSLIDPAGWMPWNGNFALDTLYYGEYANTGSGSSTANRIKWKGYHVITSATEASKFTVGNLIAGNSWLPGTNVPFTSGL
- the LOC142527964 gene encoding pectinesterase 2-like, giving the protein MAPKSQITKFFVFLFFTQVISIHHNSTIKSWCSKTPYPQPCEYHFSHKYPNKAIKSKSDFFKLSKELALDRCMAAQDNLKSLGPKCRNKREKTAWADCVELYHSTIRKLNQTIDPNVKCSSDDVQTWLSTALTNLDTCRTGFVELGVTDFVLPLISNNVSMLLSNTLALNNVGGGFQQPSYKKGFPGWMKPGDRKLLQASNPQANVVVAQDGSGDYKTVGEAISAAGNWAGSGRYVIYVKQGTYNENVNIGNGLENIMLYGDGIGKTIITGSRSVGGGSTTFNSPTVAVIGAGFIARGITVRNTAGASNHQAVALRSGSDLSVFYECSFEGYQDTLYVHSERQFYKECNVYGTVDFIFGNSAVVFQNCNLYPRYPPNRINTITAQARSDPNQNTGMSIQKCQVTAASDLKPVQSSVQTYLGRPWQQYSRTVFMETFLDSLIDPAGWLPWDGNFALDTLYYGEYANTGPGSSTANRVKWGGYHVITSATVASQFTVGSFIAGNSWLPGTGVPFTSGL